One part of the Plasmodium yoelii strain 17X genome assembly, chromosome: 13 genome encodes these proteins:
- a CDS encoding fam-c protein, with the protein MNKRIFSLVCMALYALLAVPTHCSEQKIYDVRNKSIRGTKDRSKNNETQLKNNNPKDDEDDIGSNCFGICKKNKKIKHIASNVPVTLPYNKIVVTYSNNESLPTATMRMGQIQREFVPRDQKHLEDILKLQKMFEELYSNNNESLPKEPLNISKGMNDVFAKTYIF; encoded by the exons atgaataaaagGATATTTAGTTTAGTTTGTATGGCCTTGTATGCCCTTTTGGCTGTACCAACACATTGCTCCGAACAGAAA ATATATGATGTAAGAAATAAAAGTATTCGTGGCACTAAAGACAGAAGCAAAAATAACGAAACACAATTAAAGAATAACAATCCTAAAGATGATGAAGATGATATAGGATCTAATTGTTTTggtatatgtaaaaaaaataaaaaaataaagcataTAGCTAGTAATGTACCCGTAACTCTtccatataataaaatagttgTAACATATTCAAATAATGAATCTCTTCCTACGGCAACAATGCGGATGGGACAAATTCAGCGTGAGTTTGTTCCAAGAGATCAAAAACATTTAGaggatatattaaaattacaaaaaatgttCGAAGAACTATATTCAAATAACAATGAATCTCTTCCTAAGGAACCATTGAATATATCAAAGGGTATGAACGACGTTTTTGCAAAAacctatatattttaa
- a CDS encoding fam-b protein has product MRIGILKFVFFSIVICFFEYAKNELYFVNERDIYLERNINNFRNNRILADVDNQFNINDFYQSTLSLANQFNDYNDGDDDEEMIFLRNIIDSQIKKHKENNTLPDLNNVDKKTKKLINGLRTELEEIKKEFDNKRNDELAIQPIQDKIITKKDENNSVSEHENFRQLENYENNSVSEHESFRQLENYENNLESENYNFDSEYIDVTLSSNYKKLKIKEKIKRERKKILKKGLVYSAISVVIFISGWKFMALIILPCMVSLFKKYWKGFNLLAKFQKKSK; this is encoded by the exons ATGAGAATCGgcattttaaaatttgtttttttttcaattgttatttgtttttttgaatatgcCAAAAAT GAATTATACTTTGTAAACGAGAGAGACATATACCTTGAAAGgaatataaacaattttagAAATAATAGGATATTAGCAGATGTAGACAATCAATTCAAcataaatgatttttatcAATCAACTTTGAGTCTTGCAAATCAATTTAATGACTACAATGATGGTGATGATGACGAAGAAATGATATTTCTTCGAAATATTATAGATTCACAAATAAAGAAgcataaagaaaataatacattacccgatttaaataatgtagATAAGAAAACTAAAAAGTTAATTAATGGACTTCGAACAGAAttagaagaaataaaaaaagaatttgataataaaagGAATGATGAATTAGCAATACAACCAATAcaagataaaataataacaaaaaaagatgaaaataattctgTATCAGAACATGAAAATTTTAGACAATtggaaaattatgaaaataattctgTATCAGAACATGAAAGTTTTAGACAATtggaaaattatgaaaataatttggagagtgaaaattataattttgatagTGAATATATTGATGTTACATTAAGTAGTAATTataagaaattaaaaattaaagaaaaaataaaaagagaaaggaaaaaaatacttAAGAAGGGGTTGGTGTACAGTGCAATTTCTGTGGTGATATTTATATCAGGATGGAAGTTTATGgcattaataattttaccATGTATGGTTTCCTTATTTAAGAAATATTGGAAAGGCTTTAATTTGCTCGCTAAATTCCAAAAGAAATCAAAATAA
- a CDS encoding rhoptry protein translates to MKKYIYIISLAAIFISFDIICAIKIEENKNKNAPKLNNYNPYHNLKESDFDNSNLSNEKQYDNENNSINNENNSINNEKYIQPHSINNNFLQNKKDINNTKLTLYNEYNKTNNIDNFRNFNHEHEKTNNRLIEINNSFLQITAISEINKDTLDTVDIIYGVNDNESVLFFYKPLYSVEYIKKMLNKLNIVQTNDQAKIKKSYDIVLNDVTQTNASCYSEKTELINKLSNIHNPFYNFYNDPSKDEYNLYISSKTKFVNCLKNGFEKIQNKPNDIISDEEKMYKEKCKNSKILKNNTQNNSEFCKNVMHLNSSRNKNWDVPQDKEIIPFIDFLITELKKNNNLNTLVTKLEFMKKQIEDIKNKHDKHIKICKKEEDIVKKCTNTIIDNNNCDKHFNEIKKISESYSILDYNYTIIENLESVNITYKESLVYFFNSLGKLLINKVDPDGTIIEEDEIYNFNLSKPQTTFKSLEDEFLQIFEKKWDFYKNKQNLDKSKDIMKNTIPLILPLMDKFTNLNKSMVQLKNNGIFKKYTISTQIKNKLNVSTYPEREEGFLSSIELAKSWEKEKQEIIKKLTEGIEETVQLEKEIRDLFKKYLDEVAEKKYVEDLKLELNNKIKDITEKIKFVKKAVDLKKEIEKDIVYIDELAKQPPYQITEYIEKKNTIYDTIKSDIKQIYVDDIDQLYNEMSSVLQENTIDNIENKAELVTLKTKIDNVYNKIQNMKIEVVEPHIKNVETNKNKLSETILDIKKYIYGEIDKDLNKTLDDFKNKEKELSNKIDDYTKENDQLNVYKSKMLEIRKHYNDQINVDNTKEEEAKQNYGQFEEHMKTISTNEDEISKAINEIKRMKDEILSKVDKYINFDNTYKENVNLEHTQFTKLIDKIKAEVSDEKLSKHEKSFNDSKSLINETKKSIEDEYQNINTLKKVDEYIKVCKRTKESITNFLSKQTTLKEKLNQNINTIKETDSIEKSYKDQFENRLINKINELDKKFKDASLNDHESNNNGLMEYFNNLKANLGKNQEKTLYHEFDEKEKAVNNIIQTIADINKNISNIEIEIYTSIYNISEEIEDEIGKNIKLLNTQVINKVNENVTNLNGIKEKLKRYNFLDFGKEGNIKYADKIKKINDDINNVNQQIDRHINELEEIKKKSESHIDEIKGQTDKLEKLTDKNTFNEDPKEIEKKIEKIVTKIDKKKHIYKEMNKLLNDISEIEKDKTSLEKLKYINLSYGKSLGNMFLEQIDEEKEKAKHTIKAMEEYMEDLDNIKKKSEEIEKDMKIKMDINKEMEVLKISHDDDKNYHTISKNHEKIISDIRDKSSKIIEDFSEESDINDIKKELQENVLESKNNNTDINQYLSKVENIYNILKLNKIKKIIDKVKEYTDEIEKNNNNINTELSNSEKIITKIKENSSLTECQSKIKSTIDDNYVSKCIKNITDLKTYILNEENNINTYFKNAEKYNENVLLNFNNIEMGDTKSQYILNIKKNKGTNSNDYNINELKEHKKKSNGYKEEADKNTKATKQNKESFEKYKQDVTVLLNKYYAVELKNKFDKAKNDSEQIIKEIKEAHTNCISQSGKSEQKMNEIKNEKIHIEDEVANNDKSNKAITGIKISVEPFDTKFLKINGIKKKSDECLKETENMEKEISTLSIDTQETRLKENGDILNTLEKLLESLKKQKKNIEDQKKELDGVNSKIENIESNVNQHKKDYEIGIVEKINEIAKANKDQIESTKELIIPTIEKLISPFNTSDLEGIDTNANLGTYNTEMGVIYNEFMKSYNRIADYLKTVSKESITYNQIKSIRITAQSELLKNIESEKKSKSYLNDVKIKEFDRIVTHFKKKLDNVNAKFTNEHSKVKEGFDNISNSINTVKNSTDENLLLNILNQTKQIYANIVSKKYYSYKYEAENIFINIPKLANTLNIQIKNSSGIDLFKDIKIAILSYLDSQTEDTLTFIPSPQKTSETYTKISDSYNTLLDILKRSQELQKKEQQALNLIFENRLLHDKVQATNELKDTLSDLKNKKEQILNKVKLLLHKSNELNKLSCNSQNYDTILESSKYDKIKDKSNNYKQEKEQLGINFNVKAMEEQFNNDIKVIEELENNYKHSEKNNYNFSEENNNILQSKKKLKELTNKFNTEIKKNEDKIIEKNGLINKLIEIRKDCMLFTHTTLVETLKIKITDYSGFITSATKFSKEFLKYIGDTSNSLNDDISTLQLKYDLHQINKYVTSKLSDATNDNNDLIEKGKEATQIINNLTKLFTIDSNNIDADTLHNNKLKMVYFDSELHKSIESIKQLYKKIHVFKLLNIDHINKKYFDISKEFDNILQLQENELTANLNDLKKIGQKISDKKKQFLNALSETPIPNFNTLKEIYHDIIKYKRQIDEIENITNEENENIILYIETIIKLKEKVQSILNFVTTYENDNNIIKQHIQDTNESDVSKIKESLETTIQSFQEILNKINGIKAQFYDNNNINNVISTISQDVIDVKKHISKDLTIENELIEIQKSLEDIKKSTYEIRSEQITKYVNTIHDYVEQQTKKIQNNPNKDEIDDLIQKIVNYNKESETKLPTITGNKNNVTSIISRINKVINLIKLEYNNNDNVSYNVAKKLEEDANSIILDLDKSQNMLKDLIQQNLKIIDDLKNKKQEIENSNNLHTINREQEITQTEHVNNTYHHDINDINDINETNDINQNHQYSSSDKKEYSKTRNTGDSIRYAGAIAFALVGCYIIIRIKEKRDKDEMEFDKSKGFYDDGESTLFEREDEVIEIDMNEDLSFN, encoded by the exons atgaaaaaatatatttatattattagtttggctgcaatttttatttccttcg ATATAATTTGTGCAATCAAAATtgaggaaaataaaaataaaaatgccCCAAAGTTAAACAATTATAATCCATACcataatttaaaagaaaGTGATTTTGATAATTCAAATCTTTCAAATGAAAAACAAtatgataatgaaaataattccattaataatgaaaacaATTCcattaataatgaaaaatatatacagcCACATTCAATAAATAACAATTTccttcaaaataaaaaagatataaacaATACAAAACTCACATtgtataatgaatataataagacaaataatattgataatTTTAGAAATTTTAATCATGAAcatgaaaaaacaaataacaGATTAATTGAAATTAATAATTCCTTTTTACAAATAACCGCTATAtctgaaataaataaagacaCGTTAGATACGGTCGATATTATATATGGTGTAAATGATAATGAAAGcgtattgtttttttataaaccTCTATATTCTgttgaatatattaaaaaaatgttaaataagTTAAATATAGTTCAAACCAATGATCAAgctaaaataaagaaaagttATGATATTGTTCTTAATGACGTCACACAAACAAACGCGTCATGTTATTCTGAAAAAActgaattaataaataaattgagCAATATACACAAtcctttttataatttttataatgacCCTTCGAAGGATGagtataatttatatatatcatcaaaaacaaaatttgtaaattgtttaaaaaatggatttgaaaaaatacaaaataaaccAAATGATATTATTTCAGATGAAGAAAAGATGTATAAAGagaaatgtaaaaatagtaaaatactCAAGAATAATACTCAGAACAATTCtgaattttgtaaaaatgtGATGCATCTCAATTCATCACGTAATAAAAATTGGGACGTTCCCCAAGATAAAGAAATAATTCCATTTATAGATTTTCTAATAAccgaattaaaaaaaaacaataatttaaatactcTTGTAACAAAACTagaatttatgaaaaaacaaatcgaggatattaaaaataaacacgATAAacacataaaaatatgtaaaaaagaAGAGGATATTGTGAAAAAATGTACCAACACCAttattgataataataattgtgataaacattttaatgaaattaaaaaaatatccgAGTCATATAGTATTTTAgattataattatacaatTATAGAAAATTTAGAATCAGtaaatattacatataagGAGTCCTTAgtatacttttttaattcactagggaaattattaataaacaaAGTCGATCCAGATGGAACTATAATAGAAGAAGatgaaatttataattttaatttgtcGAAACCACAAACTACATTCAAATCATTAGAAGATGAATTTCTtcaaatatttgaaaaaaaatgggatttttataaaaataaacaaaatctTGATAAATCCAAagatataatgaaaaatacaATACCATTAATTTTACCACTTATGGataaatttacaaatttaaataagtctatggtacaattaaaaaataatggaatttttaaaaaatatacaattagtactcaaatcaaaaataaattaaatgtaTCAACTTATCCCGAAAGAGAGGAAGGTTTTTTATCTTCCATAGAATTAGCAAAAAGTTGGGAAAAAGAAAAGCaggaaataataaagaaattaaCCGAAGGAATAGAAGAAACTGTTCAATTGGAAAAAGAAATTAGagacttatttaaaaaatatttagatGAGGTGGCTGAAAAGAAATATGTAGAAGACTTAAAATTAGAattaaataacaaaataaaagacATAACTGAGaaaattaaatttgttaaaaaagcAGTTGACTTAAAGAAAGAAATTGAAAAAGACATCGTATATATTGATGAATTAGCTAAGCAACCACCATATCAAATTACggaatatatagaaaaaaaaaatacaatatatgATACAATAAAATCAGATATCAAACAAATTTATGTAGATGATATTGACCAACTTTACAATGAAATGTCTTCTGTACTTCAAGAAAATACCATtgataatatagaaaataaagcAGAACTTGTAACTTTAAAAACGAAAATagataatgtatataataaaatccAAAACATGAAAATTGAAGTAGTTGAACCACATATAAAGAATGTAGAAACtaacaaaaataaactaTCAGAAACAATtttagatataaaaaaatatatatatggagaGATTGACAAAGATCTAAATAAAACGTTAGATGactttaaaaataaagaaaaagaactatcaaataaaatagatgACTACACTAAGGAAAATGACCaattaaatgtatataaatctAAAATGTTAGAAATCAGAAAACATTATAATGATCAAATTAATGTAGACAATACAAAGGAAGAAGAGGCAAAACAAAACTATGGACAATTCGAAGAACATATGAAAACAATATCAACTAACGAAGATGAAATATCAAAAGCCATCAATGAGATAAAACGTATGAAAGACGAAATCTTAAGTAAAgtagataaatatattaattttgacAATActtataaagaaaatgttaATTTAGAGCACACCCAATTTACCAAATTaatagataaaataaaagcagAAGTTTCGGATGAAAAATTAAGCAAACATGAAAAAAGTTTTAATGATAGTAAATCTTTAATtaatgaaacaaaaaaatccaTTGAAGATGAATACCAAAACATTAATACCCTTAAAAAGGTAGATGAGTATATAAAAGTATGTAAAAGGACTAAAGAGTCAATAACAAATTTTCTTAGTAAACAAACTACATTGAAAGAgaaattaaatcaaaatattaatacCATAAAAGAAACTGATTCAATAGAAAAATCTTATAAAGACCAGTTTGAAAATAGGTTGatcaataaaattaatgagttagataaaaaatttaaagatGCCTCTTTAAATGATCACGAATCAAATAACAATGGATTAATGGaatatttcaataatttAAAGGCAAATTTAGGAAAAAATCAAGAAAAAACGTTATATCACGAATTcgatgaaaaagaaaaagccgttaataatattatacaaaCAATCGCagacataaataaaaatatttcaaatatCGAAATAGAAATTTATACGtccatttataatattagtGAAGAAATAGAAGATGAGAtcggaaaaaatataaaattactaAATACTCAAGTAATTAATAAGGTAAATGAAAACGTAACCAATTTGAATGGAATAAAGGAAAAATTAAAACGTTATAATTTTCTCGATTTTGGGAAAGaaggaaatataaaatatgctgataaaattaaaaaaattaatgatgaCATTAATAATGTAAACCAACAAATCGATCGACATATAAATGAATTagaggaaataaaaaaaaaatcagaaAGCCATATTGACGAAATAAAAGGACAAACAgataaattagaaaaattaacAGATAAAAACACATTTAACGAGGATCCCAaggaaattgaaaaaaaaatagaaaaaattgtgacaaaaatagacaaaaaaaaacatatatataaggaaatgaataaattattaaatgacATATCAGAAATAGAAAAAGATAAAACTTCgttagaaaaattaaaatatataaatttgtcaTATGGAAAAAGTTTAGGTAATATGTTTTTGGAACAAATTGATGAAGAAAAGGAAAAGGCTAAACATACGATAAAAGCAATGGAAGAATATATGGAAGACcttgataatataaaaaaaaaatcagaaGAAATAGAAAAGGACATGAAGATAAAAATGGACATAAATAAGGAAATGGAAGTGCTTAAAATATCACATGATGACGACAAAAATTATCACACTATTAGTAAGAATcatgaaaaaattatttctgATATTCGTGATAAATCttcaaaaataatagaaGATTTTTCTGAGGAATCagatataaatgatattaaaaagGAGTTACAGGAAAATGTTTTAGAatccaaaaataataatactgaTATTAATCAATATTTAAGCAAAGTTGagaacatatataatatcttaaaattaaataaaattaaaaagatTATTGATAAAGTAAAAGAATATACTGATGAAATCGaaaagaataataataacataaataCTGAATTAAGTAAttcagaaaaaataattacaaaaataaaagaaaattcaAGTTTAACAGAATGtcaatcaaaaataaaatcaacTATAGATGATAATTATGTTAGTAAATGTATAAAGAATATTACAGATTTAAaaacttatattttaaacGAAGAAAATAACATCAACacttattttaaaaatgccGAAAAgtataatgaaaatgtattattaaactttaataatatagaaatgGGTGATACTAAAtcacaatatatattaaacattaaaaaaaataaaggcACTAATAGCAATGATTATAATATCAACGAATTGAAAGAACATAAGAAGAAGTCTAATGGTTATAAAGAAGAGGCtgataaaaatacaaaagcAACCAAACAAAATAAGGAAtcatttgaaaaatataaacaagaTGTAACTGtacttttaaataaatattatgcagtagaattaaaaaataaatttgataaaGCAAAAAATGATTCAGAACAAAtcataaaagaaataaaagagGCACACACCAATTGTATATCCCAATCAGGCAAATCTgaacaaaaaatgaatgaaataaaaaacgaaaaaattcatattgAAGATGAAGTCGCTAACAATGATAAATCTAATAAAGCAATAACAGGTATTAAAATATCCGTAGAGCCATTCGATACAAAattcttaaaaataaatggtataaaaaaaaaatcagatGAATGTTTAAAAGAAACCGAAAATATGGAGAAAGAAATATCAACCTTATCTATAGATACTCAAGAAACAAGACTAAAAGAAAACGGGGACATATTAAATACCCTTGAGAAACTTTTAGAATCTctcaaaaaacaaaaaaaaaatattgaagaccaaaaaaaagaattagaTGGAGTTAATTccaaaattgaaaatatagaAAGCAATGTAAACCAGCATAAAAAAGATTACGAGATTGGAAttgtagaaaaaataaatgaaatcgCCAAAGCAAATAAAGACCAAATTGAATCAACAAAAGAATTAATAATACCAACAATAGAAAAGTTAATATCTCCTTTTAACACTAGTGATTTAGAAGGTATTGACACTAATGCAAACCTGGGAACATATAATACAGAAATGGGTGTCATATATAATGAGTTTATGAAATCATACAATCGAATAGCAGATTATTTAAAAACGGTTTCAAAAGAATCCATAACATATAATCAAATTAAAAGTATACGAATCACCGCACAAAGTGAactcttaaaaaatatagaaagcGAAAAGAAATCTAAGTCCTACTTAAAtgatgtaaaaataaaagaatttgATAGAATAGTcacacattttaaaaaaaaattagataaTGTGAATGCTAAATTTACAAACGAACATTCAAAAGTTAAAGAAGGGtttgataatatttcaaACTCTATTAATACTGTTAAAAATTCAACtgatgaaaatttattattaaatatactaAACCAAACAAAACAGATATATGCAAATATTGTcagtaaaaaatattatagttATAAATATGAGGCagaaaacatatttataaatattccgAAATTagcaaatactttaaatattcaaataaaaaacagCTCAGGAATAGATTTATTTAAAGACATTAAAATAGCTATATTATCTTACTTGGACTCCCAAACAGAAGATACTCTAACCTTTATTCCATCTCCACAAAAAACATCAGAaacatatacaaaaataagcGATTCTTACAATACTCTTcttgatatattaaaaagaaGTCAAGAATTGCAGAAAAAAGAACAACAAGCATTAAATCTTATATTCGAAAACCGACTTTTACATGACAAAGTCCAAGCAACCAACGAATTAAAAGACACATTAagtgatttaaaaaataaaaaagaacaaatattaaataaagttAAACTACTATTACATAAATCTAAtgaattaaacaaattatcATGCAACTCTCAAAATTATGATACCATTTTAGAATCGTCAAAGTATGATAAAATCAAAGATAAAAGcaataattataaacaaGAAAAAGAACAACTAggaataaattttaatgtaAAAGCTATGGAAGAACAATttaataatgatattaaaGTTATAGAagaattagaaaataattacaaACATTCAGagaaaaataattacaatttttcagaggaaaataataatattttacaatctaaaaaaaaactaaaagaACTAACTAACAAATTTAATactgaaataaaaaaaaatgaggataaaataatagaaaaaaatggtttaattaataaattaatagaaATTAGAAAGGACTGCATGCTTTTTACACATACAACATTAGTCGAGACTCttaaaatcaaaataactGATTACTCGGGATTCATAACGTCTGCAACTAAATTTTCAaaagaatttttaaaatacatTGGTGATACTTCCAATTCTTTAAATGATGACATCTCCACATTGCAACTAAAATATGATTTACatcaaataaacaaatatgtAACAAGTAAACTTTCAGATGCAactaatgataataatgatttaatagAAAAGGGAAAGGAAGCAACTCAGATAATCAACAATTTGACCAAACTATTTACAATAGATTCAAATAATATCGATGCCGATAcattacataataataaactaAAAATGGTTTATTTCGATTCTGAACTTCATAAATCAATCGAATCCATAAAACaactttataaaaaaatacatgtcTTTAAATTGTTAAATATAGATCAcatcaataaaaaatattttgatatatccaaagaatttgataatattttacagCTGCAGGAAAATGAATTAACAGcaaatttaaatgatttaaaGAAAATTGGTCAAAAGATTTCtgataaaaaaaagcaaTTCCTTAATGCACTAAGTGAAACTCCAATTCCCAACTTCAATACACTTAAAGAGATATATCATGATATTATTAAGTATAAAAGACAGATAGatgaaatagaaaatattacTAACGAAGAAAACGAAAATATAATCTTATATATAGAAACAATTATCAAATTAAAGGAAAAAGTCCAAAGcattttaaattttgttacaacatatgaaaatgataataatataatcaaACAACATATTCAAGATACTAATGAAAGTGATGTatcaaaaattaaagaatCTTTAGAAACCACAATTCAATCATTTCAGGAAAttctaaataaaataaatggaaTCAAAGCTCaattttatgataataacaatataaataatgttatatcTACCATATCACAAGATGTAATTGAtgttaaaaaacatatttctAAAGATTTAACTATAGAAAACGAACTTATCGAAATACAAAAGAGTTTAgaagatattaaaaaatctaCTTATGAGATCAGAAGCGAACAAATAACCAAATATGTCAATACTATACATGATTATGTTGAGCAACaaactaaaaaaattcaaaataatCCAAATAAAGACGAAATAGACGATCTAATACAAAAAATCGTCAATTATAACAAAGAATCAGAAACAAAATTACCCACCATTACaggtaataaaaataatgttacaTCAATAATCTCTCGTATTAACAAAGTGATTAATTTAATCAAATTagaatataataacaatgaTAATGTATCATATAATGTTGCCAAAAAACTTGAAGAAGATGCAAATAGCATAATTCTTGATTTAGACAAGAGTCAAAACATGCTTAAAGATTTAATACagcaaaatttaaaaattatagacgatttaaaaaataaaaaacaggAGATagaaaatagtaataatttaCATACTATTAATAGGGAACAAGAAATAACGCAAACAGAACATGTTAACAATACATATCACCATGATATTAATGACATTAATGATATTAATGAAACAAACGATATAAATCAAAATCACCAATACTCAAGCTCAGATAAAAAAGAGTATTCCAAAACAAGAAATACAGGAGATTCGATTAGATATGCCGGAGCAATTGCATTTGCCTTAGTAGGatgttatataattataagaataaaagaaaaaagggATAAAGATGAAATGGAATTCGATAAATCTAAAGGTTTTTATGATGACGGTGAAAGTACGCTTTTTGAAAGAGAAGATGAAGTTATAGAAATAGATATGAACGAGGATTTATCATTTAATTAA
- a CDS encoding PIR protein, with protein sequence MDDKLCGRFRLLIRYLPDELNTSTEHDFHDNGKISNYCPIEDSGNKKKCKTDFDKIKAGCLWLFEQLFVKNNNSNTNNVEYIMVWLSYMLTLNKNHKINNLKEFYDAHIKNNTYYINCDNNGKPCSDSLKKITGYTNYKEIIDNKIHFMTIGINDLSKFYDAFKLLCNLYNEITKKNPNCDKYLEYADKFVKKYDDLIKDPNITKDNSYNKLFSTLLSDYNNLKNEHNIPQSCKSVSLPEINTKNSKQLSELSENSGHSGHSGHSGHSGHSEHSELSEVTSSSLSISNKIFIVLSIFGAIAFFLGISYKYSLFGFRKRDQKQYLREKLKK encoded by the exons atggatGACAAACta tgtgggAGGTTTCGTCTTTTGATAAGATATTTACCTGATGAATTAAACACATCTACAGAACACGATTTTCATGATAATGGGAAAATTAGTAATTATTGCCCTATTGAAGATTCaggaaacaaaaaaaaatgtaagactgattttgataaaattaagGCTGGATGTTTATGGTTGTTTGAGCAATTGTttgtgaaaaataataatagtaataccAATAATGTCGAATATATTATggtatggttaagttatatgttaaccTTAAATAAAAATCACAAAATCAACAATCTAAAAGAATTTTATGATGCGCATATAAAGAATAATacgtattatattaattgtgATAATAATGGTAAACCTTGTAGtgattcattaaaaaaaataacgggatatacaaattataaggaaatcatagataataaaatacattttatGACTATTGGTATTAATGAtttgtctaaattttatgatgcatttaaattattatgtaatctgtataatgaaattactaaaaaaaatccAAATTGCGATAAATATTTGGAATATGCTgataaatttgttaaaaaatatgacgATCTTATCAAAGATCCTAATATTACTAAAGATAATTCctataataaactattttCTACTTTATTAagtgattataataatttaaaaaatgaacataatATTCCTCAAAGTTGCAAATCTGTATCCCTTCCAGagataaatacaaaaaattctAAACAACTTTCTGAACTTTCTGAAAATTCTGGACATTCTGGACATTCTGGACATTCTGGACATTCTGGACATTCTGAGCATTCTGAACTTTCTGAAgttacatcatcaagttTGTCGATatcaaacaaaatatttatagttttatcgatatttggtgcaatagcattttttttaggaatttcttacaAG tattcgttatttggatttcggaaacgggaccaaaaacaatatttaagagaaaagctaaaaaaataa